One Punica granatum isolate Tunisia-2019 chromosome 3, ASM765513v2, whole genome shotgun sequence genomic window carries:
- the LOC116198920 gene encoding trithorax group protein osa-like isoform X1: protein MVSIMGFDNECILSIQSLPGEYFCPVCRLLVYPNEALQSQCTHLYCKPCLAYIANSSRACPYDGYLVTEADSKPLIESNQALAETINKIAVHCLYHRSGCTWQGPLSECIYHCSGCAFGNSPVVCNRCGIQIIHRQVQEHAQSCPGVQPQAVPPHEATAASAGATNPSQISKPAEPASSQAQISQAVNVVAAPTPEQWYQQQYHQYNQQHAGYDAYNQQYQQYYPHQQPQEAVQPQHYQQPQPQVQGPLPPQSQLHGPASSPLKQQSSNVQQPAPPSQPQALAQPHGQPQVPPQTQVQSQVTAVPVVPPPPPPNQQQQPRPAIIPYPQLNMQNNPAQPLQFNPSHLLQYPQLPTQNPVLQHPQSSVLHPPPHPRPLPHSQVQPHSQAQPHGPVPHPQGPHHVHQSQPNPPANVLIQPQVQSTHTVAGFQSYPPPQPPCQLQLGGPQQHTVPIGPSQLSQQPVQVHGQGQFPQPSLAVRPPQAQATILNQLNPGSLPPPPRSTNFLSAQQPFHPHSQPPGQLVSPHNVMQPIQQHLSQPHAQQKQPSLGGQQLGFTQNQLYQQASFAQQQMPMHPQMRPLGPTPSNPPQPQQNVAVLHSLQHPHLSQNVVGRPPVPNHGVPLQVSPRAPGVVQVRPPQPGSNPNNLVVPNSRVQPSLQEHHGSVFYSPMLERSVTNNQAGLSSQRTTKVDEKSLGGNVNEIKTLKTETDSNHPPVEQKASENQGAPKKMTKEESAQNEQPSDAKSGRVLLKDHKDFPTNGPELDKSVTHGGKENQAGPLLGTSVQHNELTEERVQTDTSSVMEPSANERVPSAAHGVDGSRGVPSPGQKSARGVARLPSQQRVAAPSGLPAAPPGPPLKSRSPGQPLDQFGPPGFGLQPRQLNPPEKVLPPFSKQPFDPTISSGCMPCHDSLPPLGRGQRQFQHQFAPLHVPHNQGHLHQRMPMGEPLEGIPPGASDRLGGMSISQKHAPNAMEAETFPVRRPFYMDSRQPDRSLPVSMERGPWGPPARMDRPPGVELSLFYDQEERFKSFPYEHMHASSVNSSRHVYERRWFEEESKSLRDPIAKYGNHFPLGGRFDGDPFEKAVHGLISDNAGSTSSRMLPRDRDVVLGKRRFDPPEDNAERLDSYHRRADMLGSLPGYTRSSMEASAIRSPGREHGGISSRGLGGLPSISHSSLGSDDIVRRESHLYRDPIGRSFPESRFQGLPRHFHKSEFERPGNLGSREHLRNGDLIGRDFPSHMPRHELLGIRNLRMGDPGGFDSFRDHAPAGDIVGPEIYRGQPGFRSTLSLKGFSAGKESFDDLRSRRVTNMGWCRICNVDCESVEGLDLHSQTTEHQKVAMDIVRSIKQQNAKKQKVSSSGKSSVEDPSRSKTHNSEVRGRKH, encoded by the exons ATGGTCTCAATCATGGGTTTTGACAATGAGTGCATTCTGAGCATCCAATCTCTACCTGGAGAGTACTTCTGCCCCGTGTGTCGTTTGCTTGTGTACCCAAATGAAGCACTGCAGTCACAATGTACCCATTTGTACTGCAAACCATGCCTGGCATATATTGCAAACAGTAGCAGGGCTTGCCCTTATGATGGCTATTTAGTTACCGAAGCAGATTCCAAG CCACTTATCGAGTCCAACCAAGCACTAGCTGAGACTATCAACAAGATAGCAGTCCACTGTCTCTACCATAGGAGTGGGTGCACATGGCAGGGCCCACTTTCAGAGTGTATATATCATTGTTCTGGATGTGCATTTGGCAACTCTCCTGTTGTGTGCAACAGATGTGGGATCCAGATCATTCATCGACAAGTTCAGGAACATGCGCAAAGCTGTCCT GGTGTGCAACCCCAGGCAGTTCCTCCTCATGAGGCTACTGCTGCAAGTGCAGGGGCTACAAACCCAAGCCAGATCAGCAAACCAGCTGAACCTGCAAGTTCTCAGGCTCAGATCTCTCAAGCTGTTAATGTGGTTGCTGCACCAACTCCGGAACAATGGTATCAGCAGCAATATCATCAGTATAATCAACAACATGCTGGATATGATGCATATAACCAACAATATCAGCAGTACTACCCCCATCAGCAGCCACAGGAAGCTGTGCAGCCTCAACATTATCAACAGCCACAGCCACAGGTTCAAGGCCCGCTGCCACCTCAATCACAGCTTCATGGTCCGGCTTCGTCTCCACTAAAACAGCAGTCATCTAATGTCCAGCAGCCTGCTCCTCCTTCTCAGCCCCAGGCTCTGGCCCAGCCACATGGACAGCCCCAAGTGCCTCCGCAAACACAGGTACAATCACAAGTGACTGCTGTTCCAGTggttcctcctcctcctcctccaaaTCAACAGCAGCAACCTCGGCCTGCTATCATACCGTATCCTCAACTTAACATGCAGAATAATCCAGCTCAGCCTCTTCAGTTTAATCCATCACATTTGCTGCAGTACCCACAACTTCCTACACAAAATCCTGTGCTGCAGCATCCTCAATCTTCGGTTCTTCATCCTCCACCACACCCTCGGCCCCTGCCCCACTCTCAAGTCCAACCGCATTCACAAGCTCAACCACATGGACCAGTTCCACATCCTCAAGGTCCGCATCATGTACATCAATCTCAGCCAAACCCACCTGCTAATGTGCTGATTCAACCGCAAGTACAATCAACCCATACTGTGGCAGGTTTTCAATCATATCCACCACCTCAGCCTCCCTGTCAATTGCAGTTGGGAGGTCCCCAGCAGCATACTGTTCCCATTGGACCTTCCCAACTGTCGCAGCAGCCTGTTCAAGTGCACGGCCAGGGCCAGTTCCCTCAACCTTCTCTGGCAGTTCGTCCCCCACAAGCCCAAGCAACCATTCTGAACCAGCTTAATCCGGGGTCCTTGCCACCGCCTCCTCGCTCGACGAATTTTCTTTCAGCACAGCAGCCCTTCCACCCCCATTCTCAACCGCCTGGACAACTAGTTTCCCCACATAATGTTATGCAGCCGATTCAGCAACATCTCTCTCAGCCACATGCCCAACAGAAGCAGCCTTCATTGGGAGGACAGCAACTAGGATTCACCCAGAATCAGTTATATCAGCAAGCATCTTTTGCTCAGCAGCAGATGCCCATGCACCCTCAGATGCGCCCCCTTGGTCCAACTCCGTCTAATCCTCCCCAGCCACAGCAGAATGTTGCAGTTTTGCACAGCTTGCAACATCCTCATCTTTCTCAAAATGTAGTTGGAAGACCTCCAGTGCCAAATCATGGGGTACCATTGCAAGTTTCTCCACGTGCACCTGGTGTGGTTCAGGTCAGGCCACCCCAACCAGGATCTAACCCAAATAACCTGGTTGTTCCAAATAGCCGAGTGCAACcatctttgcaagaacacCATGGCTCAGTTTTCTACTCACCGATGCTGGAGAGAAGTGTAACCAATAATCAGGCTGGTTTATCGTCTCAAAGAACTACTAAAGTGGATGAAAAATCTCTTGGAGGTAATGTTAATGAAATAAAGACATTGAAAACTGAGACAGACTCGAATCATCCACCCGTTGAGCAGAAG GCTTCTGAAAATCAAGGGGCTCCTAAGAAAATGACAAAGGAGGAATCTGCTCAGAATGAGCAGCCTTCAGATGCCAAATCAGGGAGAGTTTTACTCAAGGATCATAAAGATTTCCCTACCAACGGCCCGGAACTTGATAAAAGTGTCACCCATGGAGGGAAGGAGAATCAAGCTGGACCTCTTCTGGGTACTTCTGTGCAACACAATGAGCTTACTGAGGAACGAGTACAGACAGACACTAGTTCGGTCATGGAACCCTCTGCCAATGAAAGAGTCCCTTCTGCTGCTCATGGAGTTGATGGTTCCAGAGGTGTTCCTTCACCAGGTCAGAAATCTGCTCGTGGGGTTGCACGGCTCCCATCGCAGCAGAGGGTTGCTGCTCCTTCAGGATTACCTGCCGCTCCTCCTGGCCCTCCACTTAAGTCGCGTTCCCCAGGGCAACCACTTGACCAGTTTGGGCCTCCTGGGTTTGGCTTACAGCCGAGACAGCTGAATCCACCTGAAAAAGTCCTACCGCCCTTCTCAAAGCAACCTTTTGATCCAACAATTTCATCTGGTTGTATGCCTTGTCATGATTCCTTGCCACCTCTTGGAAGAGGACAAAGACAGTTTCAGCACCAGTTTGCTCCTCTACATGTTCCTCATAATCAGGGCCATCTTCATCAAAGAATGCCTATGGGTGAACCTCTTGAAGGAATTCCTCCTGGTGCATCAGATAGATTGGGTGGGATGTCCATTTCCCAGAAGCATGCCCCTAATGCAATGGAAGCTGAAACATTTCCAGTGAGGAGGCCTTTTTACATGGACAGCCGACAACCTGACCGCAGTCTCCCGGTTAGCATGGAACGAGGCCCGTGGGGGCCCCCAGCAAGAATGGACAGGCCTCCTGGAGTTGAGTTGTCGTTGTTTTATGACCAGGAAGAAAGGTTCAAGTCTTTCCCATATGAGCATATGCATGCATCATCAGTCAACTCGTCTCGGCATGTTTATGAGCGCAGATGGTTCGAAGAGGAGTCAAAAAGCTTACGTGATCCTATTGCAAAATATGGTAATCATTTTCCCTTAGGAGGTCGTTTCGATGGAGATCCATTTGAGAAAGCAGTTCACGGGCTTATTTCTGACAATGCTGGTTCTACATCTTCGAGGATGCTTCCTCGTGATCGTGATGTTGTATTAGGAAAGAGACGTTTTGATCCTCCTGAAGATAATGCGGAGAGATTAGACTCATATCACAGACGCGCTGATATGTTGGGGTCACTTCCAGGTTATACTCGGAGCAGTATGGAAGCTTCTGCCATTAGAAGTCCAGGTAGAGAACATGGTGGCATCTCTTCACGTGGGTTAGGAGGCCTTCCCAGTATTTCACATAGTTCATTGGGATCAGATGATATTGTTCGAAGGGAATCACATTTATATCGCGATCCGATTGGCAGATCTTTCCCTGAAAGTAGATTTCAAGGGTTGCCCAGGCATTTCCATAAGAGTGAATTTGAGCGTCCAGGAAATTTAGGAAGTAGGGAACACTTGAGAAATGGTGATCTGATAGGTCGAGATTTTCCAAGCCATATGCCAAGACATGAACTATTAGGTATTCGGAACTTACGGATGGGGGACCCTGGTGGCTTTGATTCCTTCCGCGATCATGCTCCTGCTGGAGACATAGTTGGCCCTGAAATATATAGAGGACAACCAGGATTTAGGAGCACCTTGTCCCTAAAGGGATTCTCTGCT GGAAAGGAGTCCTTTGATGACTTGAGAAGTAGAAGGGTCACTAACATGGGCTGGTGTCGCATATGCAACGTTGACTGTGAATCAGTTGAAGGACTGGACTTGCATTCACAGACAACAGAGCACCAAAAAGTGGCTATGGATATTGTTCGGAGCATTAAGCAGCAGAATGCCAAGAAACAGAAAGT AAGTTCCAGTGGCAAATCTTCAGTTGAAGATCCAAGCAGGTCAAAAACCCATAATAGCGAGGTCCGTGGAAGGAAGCACTGA
- the LOC116198920 gene encoding trithorax group protein osa-like isoform X2 — MVSIMGFDNECILSIQSLPGEYFCPVCRLLVYPNEALQSQCTHLYCKPCLAYIANSSRACPYDGYLVTEADSKPLIESNQALAETINKIAVHCLYHRSGCTWQGPLSECIYHCSGCAFGNSPVVCNRCGIQIIHRQVQEHAQSCPGVQPQAVPPHEATAASAGATNPSQISKPAEPASSQAQISQAVNVVAAPTPEQWYQQQYHQYNQQHAGYDAYNQQYQQYYPHQQPQEAVQPQHYQQPQPQVQGPLPPQSQLHGPASSPLKQQSSNVQQPAPPSQPQALAQPHGQPQVPPQTQVQSQVTAVPVVPPPPPPNQQQQPRPAIIPYPQLNMQNNPAQPLQFNPSHLLQYPQLPTQNPVLQHPQSSVLHPPPHPRPLPHSQVQPHSQAQPHGPVPHPQGPHHVHQSQPNPPANVLIQPQVQSTHTVAGFQSYPPPQPPCQLQLGGPQQHTVPIGPSQLSQQPVQVHGQGQFPQPSLAVRPPQAQATILNQLNPGSLPPPPRSTNFLSAQQPFHPHSQPPGQLVSPHNVMQPIQQHLSQPHAQQKQPSLGGQQLGFTQNQLYQQASFAQQQMPMHPQMRPLGPTPSNPPQPQQNVAVLHSLQHPHLSQNVVGRPPVPNHGVPLQVSPRAPGVVQVRPPQPGSNPNNLVVPNSRVQPSLQEHHGSVFYSPMLERSVTNNQAGLSSQRTTKVDEKSLGGNVNEIKTLKTETDSNHPPVEQKASENQGAPKKMTKEESAQNEQPSDAKSGRVLLKDHKDFPTNGPELDKSVTHGGKENQAGPLLGTSVQHNELTEERVQTDTSSVMEPSANERVPSAAHGVDGSRGVPSPGQKSARGVARLPSQQRVAAPSGLPAAPPGPPLKSRSPGQPLDQFGPPGFGLQPRQLNPPEKVLPPFSKQPFDPTISSGCMPCHDSLPPLGRGQRQFQHQFAPLHVPHNQGHLHQRMPMGEPLEGIPPGASDRLGGMSISQKHAPNAMEAETFPVRRPFYMDSRQPDRSLPVSMERGPWGPPARMDRPPGVELSLFYDQEERFKSFPYEHMHASSVNSSRHVYERRWFEEESKSLRDPIAKYGNHFPLGGRFDGDPFEKAVHGLISDNAGSTSSRMLPRDRDVVLGKRRFDPPEDNAERLDSYHRRADMLGSLPGYTRSSMEASAIRSPGREHGGISSRGLGGLPSISHSSLGSDDIVRRESHLYRDPIGRSFPESRFQGLPRHFHKSEFERPGNLGSREHLRNGDLIGRDFPSHMPRHELLGIRNLRMGDPGGFDSFRDHAPAGDIVGPEIYRGQPGFRSTLSLKGFSAGKESFDDLRSRRVTNMGWCRICNVDCESVEGLDLHSQTTEHQKVAMDIVRSIKQQNAKKQKV; from the exons ATGGTCTCAATCATGGGTTTTGACAATGAGTGCATTCTGAGCATCCAATCTCTACCTGGAGAGTACTTCTGCCCCGTGTGTCGTTTGCTTGTGTACCCAAATGAAGCACTGCAGTCACAATGTACCCATTTGTACTGCAAACCATGCCTGGCATATATTGCAAACAGTAGCAGGGCTTGCCCTTATGATGGCTATTTAGTTACCGAAGCAGATTCCAAG CCACTTATCGAGTCCAACCAAGCACTAGCTGAGACTATCAACAAGATAGCAGTCCACTGTCTCTACCATAGGAGTGGGTGCACATGGCAGGGCCCACTTTCAGAGTGTATATATCATTGTTCTGGATGTGCATTTGGCAACTCTCCTGTTGTGTGCAACAGATGTGGGATCCAGATCATTCATCGACAAGTTCAGGAACATGCGCAAAGCTGTCCT GGTGTGCAACCCCAGGCAGTTCCTCCTCATGAGGCTACTGCTGCAAGTGCAGGGGCTACAAACCCAAGCCAGATCAGCAAACCAGCTGAACCTGCAAGTTCTCAGGCTCAGATCTCTCAAGCTGTTAATGTGGTTGCTGCACCAACTCCGGAACAATGGTATCAGCAGCAATATCATCAGTATAATCAACAACATGCTGGATATGATGCATATAACCAACAATATCAGCAGTACTACCCCCATCAGCAGCCACAGGAAGCTGTGCAGCCTCAACATTATCAACAGCCACAGCCACAGGTTCAAGGCCCGCTGCCACCTCAATCACAGCTTCATGGTCCGGCTTCGTCTCCACTAAAACAGCAGTCATCTAATGTCCAGCAGCCTGCTCCTCCTTCTCAGCCCCAGGCTCTGGCCCAGCCACATGGACAGCCCCAAGTGCCTCCGCAAACACAGGTACAATCACAAGTGACTGCTGTTCCAGTggttcctcctcctcctcctccaaaTCAACAGCAGCAACCTCGGCCTGCTATCATACCGTATCCTCAACTTAACATGCAGAATAATCCAGCTCAGCCTCTTCAGTTTAATCCATCACATTTGCTGCAGTACCCACAACTTCCTACACAAAATCCTGTGCTGCAGCATCCTCAATCTTCGGTTCTTCATCCTCCACCACACCCTCGGCCCCTGCCCCACTCTCAAGTCCAACCGCATTCACAAGCTCAACCACATGGACCAGTTCCACATCCTCAAGGTCCGCATCATGTACATCAATCTCAGCCAAACCCACCTGCTAATGTGCTGATTCAACCGCAAGTACAATCAACCCATACTGTGGCAGGTTTTCAATCATATCCACCACCTCAGCCTCCCTGTCAATTGCAGTTGGGAGGTCCCCAGCAGCATACTGTTCCCATTGGACCTTCCCAACTGTCGCAGCAGCCTGTTCAAGTGCACGGCCAGGGCCAGTTCCCTCAACCTTCTCTGGCAGTTCGTCCCCCACAAGCCCAAGCAACCATTCTGAACCAGCTTAATCCGGGGTCCTTGCCACCGCCTCCTCGCTCGACGAATTTTCTTTCAGCACAGCAGCCCTTCCACCCCCATTCTCAACCGCCTGGACAACTAGTTTCCCCACATAATGTTATGCAGCCGATTCAGCAACATCTCTCTCAGCCACATGCCCAACAGAAGCAGCCTTCATTGGGAGGACAGCAACTAGGATTCACCCAGAATCAGTTATATCAGCAAGCATCTTTTGCTCAGCAGCAGATGCCCATGCACCCTCAGATGCGCCCCCTTGGTCCAACTCCGTCTAATCCTCCCCAGCCACAGCAGAATGTTGCAGTTTTGCACAGCTTGCAACATCCTCATCTTTCTCAAAATGTAGTTGGAAGACCTCCAGTGCCAAATCATGGGGTACCATTGCAAGTTTCTCCACGTGCACCTGGTGTGGTTCAGGTCAGGCCACCCCAACCAGGATCTAACCCAAATAACCTGGTTGTTCCAAATAGCCGAGTGCAACcatctttgcaagaacacCATGGCTCAGTTTTCTACTCACCGATGCTGGAGAGAAGTGTAACCAATAATCAGGCTGGTTTATCGTCTCAAAGAACTACTAAAGTGGATGAAAAATCTCTTGGAGGTAATGTTAATGAAATAAAGACATTGAAAACTGAGACAGACTCGAATCATCCACCCGTTGAGCAGAAG GCTTCTGAAAATCAAGGGGCTCCTAAGAAAATGACAAAGGAGGAATCTGCTCAGAATGAGCAGCCTTCAGATGCCAAATCAGGGAGAGTTTTACTCAAGGATCATAAAGATTTCCCTACCAACGGCCCGGAACTTGATAAAAGTGTCACCCATGGAGGGAAGGAGAATCAAGCTGGACCTCTTCTGGGTACTTCTGTGCAACACAATGAGCTTACTGAGGAACGAGTACAGACAGACACTAGTTCGGTCATGGAACCCTCTGCCAATGAAAGAGTCCCTTCTGCTGCTCATGGAGTTGATGGTTCCAGAGGTGTTCCTTCACCAGGTCAGAAATCTGCTCGTGGGGTTGCACGGCTCCCATCGCAGCAGAGGGTTGCTGCTCCTTCAGGATTACCTGCCGCTCCTCCTGGCCCTCCACTTAAGTCGCGTTCCCCAGGGCAACCACTTGACCAGTTTGGGCCTCCTGGGTTTGGCTTACAGCCGAGACAGCTGAATCCACCTGAAAAAGTCCTACCGCCCTTCTCAAAGCAACCTTTTGATCCAACAATTTCATCTGGTTGTATGCCTTGTCATGATTCCTTGCCACCTCTTGGAAGAGGACAAAGACAGTTTCAGCACCAGTTTGCTCCTCTACATGTTCCTCATAATCAGGGCCATCTTCATCAAAGAATGCCTATGGGTGAACCTCTTGAAGGAATTCCTCCTGGTGCATCAGATAGATTGGGTGGGATGTCCATTTCCCAGAAGCATGCCCCTAATGCAATGGAAGCTGAAACATTTCCAGTGAGGAGGCCTTTTTACATGGACAGCCGACAACCTGACCGCAGTCTCCCGGTTAGCATGGAACGAGGCCCGTGGGGGCCCCCAGCAAGAATGGACAGGCCTCCTGGAGTTGAGTTGTCGTTGTTTTATGACCAGGAAGAAAGGTTCAAGTCTTTCCCATATGAGCATATGCATGCATCATCAGTCAACTCGTCTCGGCATGTTTATGAGCGCAGATGGTTCGAAGAGGAGTCAAAAAGCTTACGTGATCCTATTGCAAAATATGGTAATCATTTTCCCTTAGGAGGTCGTTTCGATGGAGATCCATTTGAGAAAGCAGTTCACGGGCTTATTTCTGACAATGCTGGTTCTACATCTTCGAGGATGCTTCCTCGTGATCGTGATGTTGTATTAGGAAAGAGACGTTTTGATCCTCCTGAAGATAATGCGGAGAGATTAGACTCATATCACAGACGCGCTGATATGTTGGGGTCACTTCCAGGTTATACTCGGAGCAGTATGGAAGCTTCTGCCATTAGAAGTCCAGGTAGAGAACATGGTGGCATCTCTTCACGTGGGTTAGGAGGCCTTCCCAGTATTTCACATAGTTCATTGGGATCAGATGATATTGTTCGAAGGGAATCACATTTATATCGCGATCCGATTGGCAGATCTTTCCCTGAAAGTAGATTTCAAGGGTTGCCCAGGCATTTCCATAAGAGTGAATTTGAGCGTCCAGGAAATTTAGGAAGTAGGGAACACTTGAGAAATGGTGATCTGATAGGTCGAGATTTTCCAAGCCATATGCCAAGACATGAACTATTAGGTATTCGGAACTTACGGATGGGGGACCCTGGTGGCTTTGATTCCTTCCGCGATCATGCTCCTGCTGGAGACATAGTTGGCCCTGAAATATATAGAGGACAACCAGGATTTAGGAGCACCTTGTCCCTAAAGGGATTCTCTGCT GGAAAGGAGTCCTTTGATGACTTGAGAAGTAGAAGGGTCACTAACATGGGCTGGTGTCGCATATGCAACGTTGACTGTGAATCAGTTGAAGGACTGGACTTGCATTCACAGACAACAGAGCACCAAAAAGTGGCTATGGATATTGTTCGGAGCATTAAGCAGCAGAATGCCAAGAAACAGAAAGTGTAA